The Ornithorhynchus anatinus isolate Pmale09 chromosome X2, mOrnAna1.pri.v4, whole genome shotgun sequence genome window below encodes:
- the SALL3 gene encoding sal-like protein 3 isoform X2, whose protein sequence is MSRRKQAKPQHLRAEGDPQTPGPAYERAPGQGTDDGDSGNESRSGSEETSVCGECCAEFFKWTDFLEHKKSCTKQPLVLIVNEDAATPPSDRGPEPSPAASPSDRADSEAAEDGAQAGGGGGEGGEAKAADKGEEEEEEEPMEVEACAERGRPSPGPSAPAPPLPPPPDPSPGPAYGMPSTNVTLETLLSTKVAVAQFSQGARSSGGPGPGGGVAAVAIPMILEQLVALQQQQVHQLQLIEQIRSQVALMSRQPLRPTLHPAAGPGAPAPAAGQLPGFAARAGLQLATAVPLAGATGPGAGNPPPAFDGPQPGPQPTSGPGTPNAAGSGPSVPAEAGPAAAAASQAVPGAGTPAQAPNPANGPTQPPGAPTPPTLGPGGLLPPAPGLPNPLLPQTSSSSVIFPNPLVSIAATANALDPLSALMKHRKGKPPNVSVFEPKPSAEDPFFKHKCRFCAKVFGSDSALQIHLRSHTGERPFKCNICGNRFSTKGNLKVHFQRHKEKYPHIQMNPYPVPEYLDNVPTCSGIPYGMSLPPEKPVATWLDSKPVLPAGPAASAAGLQLPATVPGAAAYGDSPSITPGSRSPQRPSPASSHCASPSPGLNGSEPGAAGAAESPRPAPGGPAPGGPAPGPARAGDPPAPAVPAASAASASLAPPAGPDGGGGGPPALPALSDQFKAKFPFGGLLDSMQTSETSKLQQLVENIDKKMTDPNQCVICHRVLSCQSALKMHYRTHTGERPFKCKICGRAFTTKGNLKTHFGVHRAKPPLRVQHSCPICQKKFTNAVVLQQHIRMHMGGQIPNTPLPEGFRDAMDAELPYDDKSAETLSSYDEDADDNSMEEDAEFKDPAGDPAKPLLSFAGSCPPSPPSVISSIAALEHQMKMMDSVMSCPQLAGPKSAENGSGESDRLSNDSSSAVGDLESRSPGSPATSSSSSSTRAPSPAHSHGESFRSKSPGPGHQDEPRLVSLKTERPDSPAPAPENGGALDLTAAAVAVPLGRAVIKEEDPFSLLFLNRDRGPGLSAPSLTASGAPPLIKKEVNGHSKPASLGDGPLLPAGIPGPAGPQTVMSPGISPMLAPPPRRTPKQHNCQSCGKTFSSASALQIHERTHTGEKPFGCTICGRAFTTKGNLKVHMGTHMWNNAPARRGRRLSVENPMALLGGDALKFSEMFQKDLAARAMNVDPNFWNQYAAAITNGLAMKNNEISVIQNGGIPQLPVSLGGSAIPPLGNISSGMGKARTSSSPPAVGPDKASPEAGAGRPFTRFLEDNKEIGIN, encoded by the exons AAGAGCTGCACCAAGCAGCCCCTGGTCCTGATCGTCAACGAGGATGCGGCCACGCCCCCGTCCGACCGCGGCCCCGAGCCCTCCCCGGCCGCGTCGCCCAGCGACCGGGCCGACAGCGAGGCGGCCGAGGACGGCGCccaggccgggggcggcggcggcgagggcgGAGAGGCCAAGGCGGCCGacaagggcgaggaggaggaggaggaggagcccatggagGTGGAGGCCTGCGCGGAGAGGGGccgcccgagcccgggcccctcGGCGCcggcccctccgctccctccgccccccgaccCGTCGCCCGGGCCCGCCTACGGCATGCCCAGCACCAACGTGACGTTGGAGACCCTGCTGAGCACCAAAGTGGCCGTGGCCCAGTTCTCGCAGGGCGCCCGGTCgtccgggggcccgggcccgggcggcggggtGGCCGCCGTGGCCATCCCCATGATCCTGGAGCAGCTGGTggctctgcagcagcagcaggtgcaCCAGCTCCAGCTCATCGAGCAGATCCGCAGCCAGGTGGCCCTGATGAGCCGGCAGCCCCTGCGGCCCACCCTGCacccggcggccgggcccggcgcccccgccccggccgccggccaGCTCCCCGGCTTCGCGGCCCGCGCCGGGCTCCAGCTGGCCACCGCGGTCCCCCTGGCGGGGGCCACGGGACCAGGGGCGGGCAACCCACCCCCCGCCTTCGACGGCCCCCAGCCCGGGCCGCAGCCCACCTCGGGGCCGGGCACCCCGAACGCCGCCGGCAGCGGCCCGTCGGTCCCCGCCGAggccggcccggccgccgccgcggccTCCCAGGCCGTTCCCGGCGCGGGGACCCCCGCCCAGGCGCCGAACCCCGCCAACGGCCCGACCCAGCCCCCCGGTGCTCCCACCCCGCCCACCCTGGGCCCCGGGGggctcctccctccggcccccggcctgcCAAACCCTCTGCTACCTCAGACCTCGTCCAGCAGCGTCATCTTTCCCAACCCGCTGGTCAGCATCGCGGCCACGGCCAACGCCCTGGACCCCCTGTCCGCCCTGATGAAGCACCGCAAGGGGAAGCCCCCCAACGTGTCCGTGTTCGAGCCCAAGCCGAGCGCCGAGGACCCCTTCTTCAAGCACAAGTGTCGGTTCTGCGCCAAGGTGTTCGGGAGCGACAGCGCCCTGCAGATCCACCTGCGCTCCCACACGGGAGAGAGGCCCTTCAAGTGCAACATCTGCGGGAACCGCTTCTCCACGAAAGGCAACCTGAAGGTGCACTTCCAGAGGCACAAGGAGAAGTACCCCCACATCCAGATGAACCCCTACCCGGTGCCGGAGTACCTGGACAACGTGCCCACCTGCTCGGGCATCCCGTACGGCATGTCCCTGCCCCCCGAGAAGCCGGTCGCCACCTGGCTGGACAGCAAGCCGGTGCTGCCCGCCGGCCCCGCGGCCTCCGCCGCCGGGCTCCAGCTCCCCGCCACGGTCCCCGGCGCCGCGGCCTACGGAGACTCCCCGAGCATCACCCCCGGGAGCCGCTCCCCGCAGCGGCCCTCACCCGCCTCCAGCCACTGCGCCTCGCCGTCCCCGGGCCTCAACGGGTCCGagcccggggcggccggggcggccgagtccccccggccggcccccggcggcccggcccccggcggcccggcccccgggcccgcaaGGGCCGGcgatcccccggcccccgcggtccCCGCGGCCTCCGCGGCCTCCGCCTCCCTGGCCCCGCCGGCGGGCCCggacggcgggggcggcgggccgccTGCCCTCCCGGCCCTCAGCGACCAGTTTAAAGCCAAGTTTCCCTTCGGGGGTCTGCTCGATTCTATGCAAACATCAGAAACCTCCAAGCTGCAACAGTTAGTCGAGAACATTGACAAGAAGATGACGGATCCGAATCAATGTGTCATTTGTCACCGGGTGCTTAGTTGTCAGAGTGCTCTCAAGATGCATTACCGAACACATACAGGAGAAAGACCATTTAAATGCAAAATTTGCGGACGTGCCTTCACTACAAAAGGCAATCTGAAAACACACTTTGGAGTTCATCGAGCCAAGCCGCCGCTCAGAGTACAGCATTCGTGTCCCATTTGTCAAAAGAAATTTACCAACGCCGTGGTGCTCCAGCAGCACATTCGAATGCACATGGGCGGCCAGATCCCCAACACGCCGCTGCCCGAGGGCTTCCGGGACGCCATGGACGCCGAGCTCCCCTACGACGACAAGAGCGCCGAGACCCTGAGCAGCTACGACGAGGACGCCGACGACAACTCCATGGAGGAGGACGCCGAGTTCAAGGACCCGGCCGGCGACCCGGCCAAGCCGCTGCTGTCCTTCGCGGGGTCCTGCCCGCCCTCGCCCCCCTCGGTCATCTCCAGCATCGCCGCCCTGGAGCACCAGATGAAGATGATGGACTCGGTCATGAGCTGCCCGCAGCTGGCCGGCCCCAAGTCCGCGGAGAACGGGTCCGGCGAGAGCGACCGCCTGAGCAACGACTCCTCGTCGGCCGTCGGGGACCTGGAGAGCCGGAGCCCGGGCAGCCCCgccacgtcctcctcctcctcctccacccgggCCCCGTCGCCGGCCCACAGCCACGGGGAGAGCTTCCGCTCCAAGTCGCCGGGGCCCGGCCACCAGGACGAGCCGCGGCTGGTCTCCCTGAAGACCGAGAGGCCCGacagccccgccccggccccggaaaACGGGGGGGCCCTGGACCtcaccgccgccgccgtcgccgtgCCCCTGGGTAGGGCGGTCATCAAGGAGGAGGACCCCTTTAGCCTGCTGTTCCTGAACAGAGATCGGG GTCCCGGCCTGAGCGCTCCTAGCCTGACCGCCAGCGGCGCGCCTCCCTTGATCAAAAAGGAAGTGAACGGCCACAGCAAGCCGGCCTCCCTGGGGGACGGCCCCCTGCTGCCCGCCGGGATCCCGGGTCCCGCCGGGCCCCAGACGGTGATGAGCCCGGGCATCTCGCCCATGCtggcgcccccgccccgccggacgCCTAAGCAGCACAACTGCCAGTCCTGCGGGAAGACCTTCTCCTCCGCCAGTGCCCTCCAGATCCACGAGCGCACCCACACCGGCGAAAAGCCGTTCGGTTGCACCATCTGTGGGAGAGCTTTCACCACAAAGGGGAACCTCAAG GTTCACATGGGCACGCACATGTGGAATAACGCCCCTGCCCGGAGAGGCCGCCGGCTGTCGGTGGAAAACCCCATGGCGCTCTTAGGCGGGGACGCGCTCAAGTTTTCTGAAATGTTCCAGAAGGATCTGGCGGCCCGGGCGATGAATGTGGACCCGAACTTTTGGAACCAGTACGCGGCCGCCATCACCAACGGGCTGGCCATGAAGAACAACGAGATCTCCGTCATCCAGAACGGGGGCATCCCCCAGCTCCCGGTGAGCCTGGGCGGAAGCGCCATCCCCCCGCTGGGCAACATCTCCAGTGGCATGGGCAAAGCCCGCACCAGCAGCAGCCCCCCGGCGGTCGGCCCGGACAAGGCCAGCcccgaggcgggggccgggcgcccGTTCACCAGGTTCCTCGAGGACAATAAAGAGATCGGGATAAACTGA
- the SALL3 gene encoding sal-like protein 3 isoform X1: MSRRKQAKPQHLRAEGDPQTPGPAYERAPGQGTDDGDSGNESRSGSEETSVCGECCAEFFKWTDFLEHKKSCTKQPLVLIVNEDAATPPSDRGPEPSPAASPSDRADSEAAEDGAQAGGGGGEGGEAKAADKGEEEEEEEPMEVEACAERGRPSPGPSAPAPPLPPPPDPSPGPAYGMPSTNVTLETLLSTKVAVAQFSQGARSSGGPGPGGGVAAVAIPMILEQLVALQQQQVHQLQLIEQIRSQVALMSRQPLRPTLHPAAGPGAPAPAAGQLPGFAARAGLQLATAVPLAGATGPGAGNPPPAFDGPQPGPQPTSGPGTPNAAGSGPSVPAEAGPAAAAASQAVPGAGTPAQAPNPANGPTQPPGAPTPPTLGPGGLLPPAPGLPNPLLPQTSSSSVIFPNPLVSIAATANALDPLSALMKHRKGKPPNVSVFEPKPSAEDPFFKHKCRFCAKVFGSDSALQIHLRSHTGERPFKCNICGNRFSTKGNLKVHFQRHKEKYPHIQMNPYPVPEYLDNVPTCSGIPYGMSLPPEKPVATWLDSKPVLPAGPAASAAGLQLPATVPGAAAYGDSPSITPGSRSPQRPSPASSHCASPSPGLNGSEPGAAGAAESPRPAPGGPAPGGPAPGPARAGDPPAPAVPAASAASASLAPPAGPDGGGGGPPALPALSDQFKAKFPFGGLLDSMQTSETSKLQQLVENIDKKMTDPNQCVICHRVLSCQSALKMHYRTHTGERPFKCKICGRAFTTKGNLKTHFGVHRAKPPLRVQHSCPICQKKFTNAVVLQQHIRMHMGGQIPNTPLPEGFRDAMDAELPYDDKSAETLSSYDEDADDNSMEEDAEFKDPAGDPAKPLLSFAGSCPPSPPSVISSIAALEHQMKMMDSVMSCPQLAGPKSAENGSGESDRLSNDSSSAVGDLESRSPGSPATSSSSSSTRAPSPAHSHGESFRSKSPGPGHQDEPRLVSLKTERPDSPAPAPENGGALDLTAAAVAVPLGRAVIKEEDPFSLLFLNRDRGKCQSTVCGVCGKPFACKSALDIHYRSHTKERPFVCTVCRRGCSTMGNLKQHMLTHRLRELPSQLFEPNFALGPGLSAPSLTASGAPPLIKKEVNGHSKPASLGDGPLLPAGIPGPAGPQTVMSPGISPMLAPPPRRTPKQHNCQSCGKTFSSASALQIHERTHTGEKPFGCTICGRAFTTKGNLKVHMGTHMWNNAPARRGRRLSVENPMALLGGDALKFSEMFQKDLAARAMNVDPNFWNQYAAAITNGLAMKNNEISVIQNGGIPQLPVSLGGSAIPPLGNISSGMGKARTSSSPPAVGPDKASPEAGAGRPFTRFLEDNKEIGIN, translated from the exons AAGAGCTGCACCAAGCAGCCCCTGGTCCTGATCGTCAACGAGGATGCGGCCACGCCCCCGTCCGACCGCGGCCCCGAGCCCTCCCCGGCCGCGTCGCCCAGCGACCGGGCCGACAGCGAGGCGGCCGAGGACGGCGCccaggccgggggcggcggcggcgagggcgGAGAGGCCAAGGCGGCCGacaagggcgaggaggaggaggaggaggagcccatggagGTGGAGGCCTGCGCGGAGAGGGGccgcccgagcccgggcccctcGGCGCcggcccctccgctccctccgccccccgaccCGTCGCCCGGGCCCGCCTACGGCATGCCCAGCACCAACGTGACGTTGGAGACCCTGCTGAGCACCAAAGTGGCCGTGGCCCAGTTCTCGCAGGGCGCCCGGTCgtccgggggcccgggcccgggcggcggggtGGCCGCCGTGGCCATCCCCATGATCCTGGAGCAGCTGGTggctctgcagcagcagcaggtgcaCCAGCTCCAGCTCATCGAGCAGATCCGCAGCCAGGTGGCCCTGATGAGCCGGCAGCCCCTGCGGCCCACCCTGCacccggcggccgggcccggcgcccccgccccggccgccggccaGCTCCCCGGCTTCGCGGCCCGCGCCGGGCTCCAGCTGGCCACCGCGGTCCCCCTGGCGGGGGCCACGGGACCAGGGGCGGGCAACCCACCCCCCGCCTTCGACGGCCCCCAGCCCGGGCCGCAGCCCACCTCGGGGCCGGGCACCCCGAACGCCGCCGGCAGCGGCCCGTCGGTCCCCGCCGAggccggcccggccgccgccgcggccTCCCAGGCCGTTCCCGGCGCGGGGACCCCCGCCCAGGCGCCGAACCCCGCCAACGGCCCGACCCAGCCCCCCGGTGCTCCCACCCCGCCCACCCTGGGCCCCGGGGggctcctccctccggcccccggcctgcCAAACCCTCTGCTACCTCAGACCTCGTCCAGCAGCGTCATCTTTCCCAACCCGCTGGTCAGCATCGCGGCCACGGCCAACGCCCTGGACCCCCTGTCCGCCCTGATGAAGCACCGCAAGGGGAAGCCCCCCAACGTGTCCGTGTTCGAGCCCAAGCCGAGCGCCGAGGACCCCTTCTTCAAGCACAAGTGTCGGTTCTGCGCCAAGGTGTTCGGGAGCGACAGCGCCCTGCAGATCCACCTGCGCTCCCACACGGGAGAGAGGCCCTTCAAGTGCAACATCTGCGGGAACCGCTTCTCCACGAAAGGCAACCTGAAGGTGCACTTCCAGAGGCACAAGGAGAAGTACCCCCACATCCAGATGAACCCCTACCCGGTGCCGGAGTACCTGGACAACGTGCCCACCTGCTCGGGCATCCCGTACGGCATGTCCCTGCCCCCCGAGAAGCCGGTCGCCACCTGGCTGGACAGCAAGCCGGTGCTGCCCGCCGGCCCCGCGGCCTCCGCCGCCGGGCTCCAGCTCCCCGCCACGGTCCCCGGCGCCGCGGCCTACGGAGACTCCCCGAGCATCACCCCCGGGAGCCGCTCCCCGCAGCGGCCCTCACCCGCCTCCAGCCACTGCGCCTCGCCGTCCCCGGGCCTCAACGGGTCCGagcccggggcggccggggcggccgagtccccccggccggcccccggcggcccggcccccggcggcccggcccccgggcccgcaaGGGCCGGcgatcccccggcccccgcggtccCCGCGGCCTCCGCGGCCTCCGCCTCCCTGGCCCCGCCGGCGGGCCCggacggcgggggcggcgggccgccTGCCCTCCCGGCCCTCAGCGACCAGTTTAAAGCCAAGTTTCCCTTCGGGGGTCTGCTCGATTCTATGCAAACATCAGAAACCTCCAAGCTGCAACAGTTAGTCGAGAACATTGACAAGAAGATGACGGATCCGAATCAATGTGTCATTTGTCACCGGGTGCTTAGTTGTCAGAGTGCTCTCAAGATGCATTACCGAACACATACAGGAGAAAGACCATTTAAATGCAAAATTTGCGGACGTGCCTTCACTACAAAAGGCAATCTGAAAACACACTTTGGAGTTCATCGAGCCAAGCCGCCGCTCAGAGTACAGCATTCGTGTCCCATTTGTCAAAAGAAATTTACCAACGCCGTGGTGCTCCAGCAGCACATTCGAATGCACATGGGCGGCCAGATCCCCAACACGCCGCTGCCCGAGGGCTTCCGGGACGCCATGGACGCCGAGCTCCCCTACGACGACAAGAGCGCCGAGACCCTGAGCAGCTACGACGAGGACGCCGACGACAACTCCATGGAGGAGGACGCCGAGTTCAAGGACCCGGCCGGCGACCCGGCCAAGCCGCTGCTGTCCTTCGCGGGGTCCTGCCCGCCCTCGCCCCCCTCGGTCATCTCCAGCATCGCCGCCCTGGAGCACCAGATGAAGATGATGGACTCGGTCATGAGCTGCCCGCAGCTGGCCGGCCCCAAGTCCGCGGAGAACGGGTCCGGCGAGAGCGACCGCCTGAGCAACGACTCCTCGTCGGCCGTCGGGGACCTGGAGAGCCGGAGCCCGGGCAGCCCCgccacgtcctcctcctcctcctccacccgggCCCCGTCGCCGGCCCACAGCCACGGGGAGAGCTTCCGCTCCAAGTCGCCGGGGCCCGGCCACCAGGACGAGCCGCGGCTGGTCTCCCTGAAGACCGAGAGGCCCGacagccccgccccggccccggaaaACGGGGGGGCCCTGGACCtcaccgccgccgccgtcgccgtgCCCCTGGGTAGGGCGGTCATCAAGGAGGAGGACCCCTTTAGCCTGCTGTTCCTGAACAGAGATCGGGGTAAGTGTCAAAGCACGGTGTGTGGTGTCTGTGGCAAGCCATTTGCTTGTAAGAGCGCTCTGGACATCCACTATCGCAGCCATACCAAAGAGCGTCCCTTTGTCTGTACAGTCTGCAGGCGGGGGTGTTCCACTATGGGTAATTTAAAACAGCACATGCTAACGCACAGGTTGAGAGAGCTGCCTTCTCAGTTGTTTGAACCCAACTTTGCTCTAGGTCCCGGCCTGAGCGCTCCTAGCCTGACCGCCAGCGGCGCGCCTCCCTTGATCAAAAAGGAAGTGAACGGCCACAGCAAGCCGGCCTCCCTGGGGGACGGCCCCCTGCTGCCCGCCGGGATCCCGGGTCCCGCCGGGCCCCAGACGGTGATGAGCCCGGGCATCTCGCCCATGCtggcgcccccgccccgccggacgCCTAAGCAGCACAACTGCCAGTCCTGCGGGAAGACCTTCTCCTCCGCCAGTGCCCTCCAGATCCACGAGCGCACCCACACCGGCGAAAAGCCGTTCGGTTGCACCATCTGTGGGAGAGCTTTCACCACAAAGGGGAACCTCAAG GTTCACATGGGCACGCACATGTGGAATAACGCCCCTGCCCGGAGAGGCCGCCGGCTGTCGGTGGAAAACCCCATGGCGCTCTTAGGCGGGGACGCGCTCAAGTTTTCTGAAATGTTCCAGAAGGATCTGGCGGCCCGGGCGATGAATGTGGACCCGAACTTTTGGAACCAGTACGCGGCCGCCATCACCAACGGGCTGGCCATGAAGAACAACGAGATCTCCGTCATCCAGAACGGGGGCATCCCCCAGCTCCCGGTGAGCCTGGGCGGAAGCGCCATCCCCCCGCTGGGCAACATCTCCAGTGGCATGGGCAAAGCCCGCACCAGCAGCAGCCCCCCGGCGGTCGGCCCGGACAAGGCCAGCcccgaggcgggggccgggcgcccGTTCACCAGGTTCCTCGAGGACAATAAAGAGATCGGGATAAACTGA